Proteins encoded within one genomic window of Flavobacterium oreochromis:
- a CDS encoding MBL fold metallo-hydrolase: MKLKVIGSGSKGNAYILENENEALLIEAGVNIKEIKQAFDFDLSKLKGCIVTHEHLDHAKAMHDVMQLGIDVYASKGTLKARNLLNEKRANILTPKESVEIGGFKILPFDVKHDASEPLGFLIDHPDCGKTLFLTDTYYCKYLFKGLSNIIIEANYSKEIINQKYGPESEMEFLRNRILKSHMSLANCKETLKANDLRQVNNIVLIHLSDSNSDEKQFVKEINELTQKNVTAAVNGLEINFNKTPF; this comes from the coding sequence ATGAAACTTAAAGTAATAGGATCAGGATCGAAAGGAAATGCCTACATTCTCGAAAATGAGAATGAGGCGCTACTAATTGAAGCTGGAGTCAACATCAAAGAGATAAAGCAAGCCTTTGATTTTGATTTATCAAAATTAAAAGGATGTATCGTTACACATGAACACCTTGATCACGCTAAAGCAATGCATGATGTAATGCAATTAGGTATCGACGTTTATGCTTCGAAAGGAACTTTAAAAGCTAGAAACCTTCTTAATGAAAAAAGAGCTAATATCTTAACCCCCAAAGAATCAGTTGAAATAGGTGGTTTCAAAATACTTCCATTTGATGTAAAACATGACGCATCGGAACCTTTGGGGTTTCTAATAGATCATCCAGATTGCGGTAAAACACTTTTCTTAACAGATACTTATTATTGTAAGTATCTGTTTAAAGGACTTAGCAATATTATAATTGAGGCTAACTATTCTAAAGAAATTATTAACCAAAAATATGGTCCAGAAAGCGAAATGGAGTTTTTAAGAAATAGGATCTTAAAATCACACATGTCATTAGCTAACTGCAAGGAAACGTTAAAAGCAAATGATTTACGCCAAGTAAACAACATTGTGCTTATCCACTTATCGGATAGTAATTCTGATGAAAAACAGTTTGTCAAAGAAATTAATGAGTTAACTCAAAAAAATGTTACCGCTGCTGTTAATGGATTAGAAATAAACTTTAATAAAACTCCTTTTTGA
- a CDS encoding RecT family recombinase, translating to MSAEANNATAVAKVKNDISVQVLSKISAFQESGELTLPKDYKVENALKAAYIILSDPKNNLLAKCDKSSISEALLKMVVYGVSPIKKQCYFIPYGDKLECSISYAGNIAIAKRYGKLKSIKGNAIFEGDTFEFEVDQKTGRRKVIKHIQTLESVGTNKIKGAYAVYELNDGSVDVEVMSINQIQMAWAQGGSRGNSSAHKNFADQMAIKTVLNRTCKLLISASDDSVLYDPLEEEKVIDVVAENVQHEVETNANKESLDFSAEAVETQFEEVQATEAVMETEFKGPGF from the coding sequence ATGAGCGCAGAAGCAAACAACGCTACAGCAGTGGCAAAAGTAAAAAACGATATTTCGGTACAAGTGCTTTCAAAAATAAGTGCTTTTCAAGAATCAGGAGAACTGACCTTACCTAAAGATTATAAGGTAGAAAACGCTTTGAAAGCGGCATACATTATTCTGTCAGACCCTAAGAATAATCTACTTGCAAAGTGTGACAAATCAAGCATTTCTGAAGCTTTGCTTAAAATGGTAGTCTACGGTGTATCACCGATAAAAAAACAATGCTACTTTATTCCTTACGGAGATAAATTAGAATGTTCAATATCATATGCAGGTAACATTGCTATTGCAAAAAGATATGGAAAGCTTAAAAGCATCAAAGGGAATGCCATTTTTGAAGGCGATACTTTTGAATTTGAAGTAGACCAAAAAACAGGGCGTCGTAAAGTAATAAAACACATCCAAACTTTAGAAAGTGTTGGTACTAATAAAATAAAAGGAGCTTACGCTGTTTATGAACTAAATGATGGTTCTGTAGACGTAGAGGTTATGAGTATTAATCAAATTCAAATGGCATGGGCTCAAGGAGGTTCAAGGGGTAACTCTTCAGCTCACAAAAATTTTGCGGACCAAATGGCAATAAAAACAGTGCTTAACAGAACTTGTAAATTACTTATAAGCGCATCTGATGATTCTGTTTTATACGATCCATTAGAGGAAGAAAAGGTGATAGATGTAGTAGCTGAAAATGTTCAACATGAAGTTGAAACAAATGCAAATAAAGAATCATTAGACTTTAGTGCAGAAGCAGTAGAAACGCAATTTGAGGAAGTTCAAGCTACCGAGGCTGTTATGGAGACTGAATTTAAAGGACCAGGATTCTAA
- a CDS encoding AAA family ATPase translates to MRTINIKKIQLINFKGIKNLTIDFDNKTDILGANGTGKTTIADAFTWLLFGKDSTDRKEFEIKTLDEVGNVIPMIDHEVSAELIVDSEILTIKRVLRENWVKKRGYEEREFGGNKIDLYWNEVPMTITEFNKKINTLLDEQVFKMITSPTYFNSIKWPDRRNLLIDIFGEVSNEDVARGNSAFEKLLAKLTQGKTLDDYKAQILASIKKAKEDLKNIPSRIDEVFRGKPEAQDFEVLEKQKASLEIQLNKVDLEISDVNKAFDSKLASQREQKLRVNNLKSDLEIIEQNAKKEAENRLKSDTSILDSLVKQKTDKEQELQSYESALKTLKTKKEGIEDQISSTEKQMEDKRQQWHEENNKTLEFDTDDCTCPTCKQALPTGDIEAKKSQAITNFNTTKLTNIRRIEAEGTNLKAQKENLEAEIKTFEARIETGKGSVENAKTQLQEIIYKIESENSTSSEMQTFECVYESLISSNKEYQEKSIELSKFKESNEEVGLTVDNSELIEKRKSLVFEIDNLKSKLQTKAQIESAEIRIAELQQEEKTLAQQIANVEKEQFIIENFIKAKVNALEDVVNSKFKFVKFKMFDQQINGGFKDTCEVTVNGVPYSDINTASKINAGLDVINVLSEFYGISAPIFIDNAESVHTLIDTKSQLIRLVVSENDTKLRITTKELEIAQL, encoded by the coding sequence ATGAGGACTATTAATATAAAAAAAATACAACTTATTAATTTCAAAGGAATTAAAAATTTGACGATTGACTTTGATAATAAAACGGATATTCTTGGCGCAAATGGAACAGGAAAAACAACAATTGCCGATGCTTTTACATGGTTATTATTTGGAAAAGACTCTACTGACAGAAAAGAGTTTGAAATTAAAACTTTAGATGAAGTTGGTAATGTAATTCCAATGATTGATCACGAAGTTTCGGCAGAACTGATAGTTGATAGTGAAATTCTAACAATTAAAAGAGTATTACGCGAAAATTGGGTTAAAAAGAGAGGTTATGAAGAAAGAGAATTTGGCGGGAATAAAATTGATTTGTATTGGAATGAAGTTCCAATGACAATAACCGAATTCAATAAAAAAATAAACACTCTTCTTGATGAGCAAGTGTTCAAAATGATTACGTCACCTACTTATTTTAACTCAATCAAATGGCCAGATAGACGAAACCTTTTGATTGATATTTTTGGAGAGGTATCAAATGAAGATGTAGCAAGAGGTAATTCTGCATTTGAAAAATTACTTGCTAAACTAACACAAGGAAAGACTCTCGATGATTATAAGGCACAAATATTAGCCTCAATCAAAAAGGCAAAAGAGGATTTAAAAAATATTCCGTCTCGAATTGATGAAGTTTTTAGAGGCAAACCAGAGGCACAAGATTTTGAAGTATTAGAGAAACAAAAGGCAAGCCTTGAAATCCAACTTAATAAAGTTGATTTAGAAATTTCAGATGTAAACAAAGCTTTCGATTCTAAATTAGCTTCCCAGAGAGAACAAAAATTAAGAGTAAACAATCTAAAAAGCGATTTAGAAATAATTGAGCAAAACGCCAAAAAAGAAGCTGAAAACAGATTAAAATCTGATACTTCTATTTTAGATTCTTTAGTAAAGCAGAAAACTGATAAAGAACAGGAATTACAATCCTATGAGTCGGCATTAAAAACGCTTAAAACTAAGAAAGAAGGGATTGAAGATCAAATTTCTTCAACTGAAAAGCAAATGGAAGATAAGCGCCAACAATGGCACGAAGAAAATAACAAGACTTTAGAATTCGACACGGATGATTGCACTTGTCCTACCTGCAAACAAGCTTTACCAACTGGAGACATCGAAGCTAAGAAATCACAAGCAATTACCAACTTCAATACTACTAAGTTGACTAATATTAGACGAATTGAAGCGGAAGGCACAAATCTTAAAGCTCAAAAAGAGAATTTAGAAGCTGAAATTAAAACCTTTGAAGCAAGAATTGAAACGGGTAAAGGTTCTGTTGAAAATGCCAAAACGCAACTTCAAGAAATTATTTATAAAATAGAATCTGAAAACTCAACCAGTTCTGAAATGCAGACGTTTGAATGCGTCTACGAGTCATTGATTTCTTCAAACAAAGAATATCAAGAAAAATCAATAGAGTTATCAAAATTTAAAGAAAGCAACGAAGAGGTGGGTCTAACGGTTGACAATTCCGAACTAATCGAAAAACGAAAATCATTAGTCTTCGAAATCGATAACTTAAAATCAAAGCTTCAAACTAAAGCACAGATTGAATCTGCTGAAATAAGAATTGCTGAATTACAACAAGAAGAAAAAACTTTAGCACAACAAATTGCTAATGTAGAAAAAGAACAATTCATCATTGAAAATTTCATAAAAGCAAAAGTTAATGCGCTCGAAGATGTTGTTAATAGCAAATTCAAATTTGTGAAATTCAAAATGTTTGACCAGCAAATTAATGGTGGCTTTAAAGATACTTGTGAAGTTACGGTAAACGGTGTTCCTTATTCAGATATAAACACCGCTTCAAAAATCAACGCAGGTTTAGATGTTATAAATGTGCTGTCGGAATTTTATGGAATATCAGCTCCAATTTTCATAGACAACGCAGAGAGTGTTCATACTTTAATTGATACAAAAAGCCAACTAATCAGATTAGTTGTTTCTGAGAATGATACTAAATTAAGGATCACCACTAAAGAGTTAGAAATAGCTCAGTTATGA
- a CDS encoding transposase, with the protein MVFKIYPDIEIAYQLSIELSNIFQNRTNKIYAYTKLAKWHEKVNQTGFKAFNTISRTIINHYKTILNYFDNRSTNASAESFNAKIKAFRAQFRGVRSIEFFLFRLTKIYA; encoded by the coding sequence ATTGTATTTAAAATTTATCCTGATATCGAAATTGCTTATCAACTCTCAATAGAACTATCAAATATTTTTCAAAATAGAACAAATAAAATATATGCTTACACAAAATTAGCCAAGTGGCACGAAAAAGTAAATCAAACAGGATTTAAAGCTTTTAATACCATTTCCAGAACAATAATTAACCACTACAAAACAATACTAAATTATTTTGATAACAGAAGCACTAATGCTTCTGCAGAATCCTTTAACGCAAAAATAAAAGCATTTAGAGCACAATTTAGAGGCGTGCGTAGTATAGAATTTTTCCTTTTTAGGCTAACAAAAATTTATGCGTAA
- a CDS encoding sensor histidine kinase has product MQLELSDHFFLNKIISNQSLLFFQFSVGLNGCLVVDYLQGPHYDFFESEIEMFQTDPLSIFRKVVLPVDKSKILSSIDRSRSDLKELQIEFRVVLSKDLKWYKMGATVEREGGKVSFFGVISDITDQKKTEEESRIAELRSQFANQASGIGVWDWNLETNQVFYSAQSLKILEINEGDVGLISNPEKWDTLVHPDDKEIYFNNIKEHFEGRIPYYETYHRVLCNGVYKWILDRGKVIERDTYGKPLRIIGTHTDVTVQKAKEQKLRETFDVVNSQKGKLMNFAHIVSHNLKSHTENFYMLLSFYKNGYVSTEEVIKSLQIVYNELKGTIDNLVDLVGVQAEVISEKQKNNLRYYVERSLSVLKEMIYAKDIIINLDVDKDFEVSFIPAYLESVILNLITNAVKYSDPNKKDKFISFYLKSELDNNIEYDVLCVEDNGIGIDLDKYQEAVFGPYKTFHKNRASTGIGLYIAKNQIEAMGGKITVVSKLDVGSIFKVYFKR; this is encoded by the coding sequence ATGCAATTAGAGCTGTCAGATCATTTTTTTTTAAACAAAATAATTTCTAATCAATCATTACTTTTTTTTCAATTTTCAGTGGGTTTAAATGGCTGTTTAGTTGTTGATTATTTACAGGGGCCTCATTATGATTTTTTTGAATCGGAGATTGAAATGTTTCAAACTGATCCTTTAAGTATTTTTAGAAAAGTAGTGTTGCCTGTAGATAAGTCTAAGATTTTAAGTTCTATAGATAGAAGTAGAAGTGATTTAAAAGAGTTGCAAATAGAATTTAGAGTCGTGCTGTCCAAGGATTTGAAATGGTATAAAATGGGAGCTACTGTTGAAAGAGAAGGAGGTAAAGTTTCTTTTTTTGGAGTGATTTCAGATATTACAGATCAGAAAAAAACAGAAGAGGAGAGTAGGATTGCAGAATTGAGAAGTCAATTTGCTAATCAGGCTTCAGGTATAGGGGTTTGGGATTGGAACTTAGAAACAAATCAAGTTTTTTATTCAGCACAGTCTCTTAAAATTTTAGAGATAAACGAGGGAGATGTTGGTTTGATTTCAAATCCTGAAAAGTGGGATACTTTAGTTCATCCAGATGATAAAGAAATTTATTTTAATAATATAAAAGAACATTTTGAGGGAAGAATTCCTTATTATGAAACATATCACCGTGTTTTATGTAATGGTGTTTATAAGTGGATTTTAGATAGAGGGAAAGTTATAGAACGAGATACTTATGGGAAACCTTTAAGGATTATTGGGACTCATACAGATGTTACAGTTCAAAAGGCAAAAGAACAAAAACTTCGAGAAACTTTTGATGTTGTTAATAGTCAAAAAGGGAAATTGATGAATTTTGCTCATATTGTTTCTCATAATTTAAAAAGTCATACAGAAAATTTCTATATGTTATTGTCTTTTTATAAAAATGGATATGTTTCAACGGAAGAAGTAATTAAGAGTTTACAGATTGTATATAATGAATTGAAAGGAACTATAGATAATTTAGTAGACTTAGTAGGAGTACAGGCAGAAGTTATTAGTGAGAAACAGAAGAATAATTTAAGATATTATGTAGAAAGATCGTTATCTGTTTTAAAAGAAATGATTTATGCTAAAGATATAATTATAAATCTAGATGTAGATAAAGATTTTGAGGTTTCTTTTATTCCTGCTTATCTTGAGAGTGTGATATTGAATTTAATTACTAATGCAGTGAAATATTCAGATCCTAATAAAAAAGATAAATTTATTTCATTTTATTTGAAATCAGAGCTAGATAATAATATTGAATATGATGTTTTATGTGTTGAAGATAATGGGATAGGAATTGATTTAGATAAATATCAAGAAGCAGTATTTGGACCTTATAAAACTTTTCATAAAAATAGAGCGTCTACAGGGATTGGTTTGTATATAGCTAAAAATCAAATAGAGGCTATGGGAGGTAAAATTACTGTTGTTAGTAAGTTAGATGTGGGGTCTATTTTTAAGGTTTATTTTAAGAGATAG
- a CDS encoding cell division protein ZapA, translated as MSEKLKIDISIAERIYPLTIDPSQKESLLKASEKIDYMLKQFKQNYAVKDKQDLLAMCALQFATQVEQKNEEMNNSDLQVTERLKRLNDLLDQYL; from the coding sequence ATGAGTGAAAAACTAAAAATAGACATATCAATAGCGGAAAGGATTTACCCACTAACAATAGATCCTAGCCAAAAAGAAAGCTTACTAAAAGCTTCTGAAAAGATTGACTATATGCTAAAACAGTTTAAACAAAATTATGCTGTAAAAGATAAGCAAGATTTACTTGCTATGTGCGCTTTACAATTTGCCACTCAAGTAGAACAAAAAAATGAGGAAATGAACAACTCAGACCTACAAGTGACAGAAAGATTAAAAAGATTAAATGATTTATTAGATCAATATCTCTAA
- a CDS encoding M23 family metallopeptidase: MIFSLGGICQDRYSRDYFGSPLDISLNIAGSFGELRPNHFHSGIDFRTQQKEGFPVYATADGYISRLNISTYGYGKCLYIDHPNGYTTVYAHLQRFSESIDRYVKEKQYLEKTFVLELRPKADLLPVKKEI; this comes from the coding sequence TTGATATTTTCTCTTGGAGGAATTTGTCAAGATAGATATTCTCGAGATTATTTTGGTTCTCCCTTAGATATTAGTTTAAATATTGCAGGTTCTTTTGGAGAACTTAGACCTAATCATTTTCATTCAGGAATTGATTTTAGAACGCAACAAAAAGAAGGGTTTCCTGTATACGCAACAGCAGATGGATATATTTCTCGTTTAAATATTTCTACTTATGGTTATGGTAAATGTTTGTATATAGATCATCCTAATGGTTATACTACAGTATATGCTCATTTACAACGATTTTCAGAATCTATAGATCGTTATGTGAAAGAAAAACAATATTTAGAAAAAACTTTTGTTTTAGAATTACGTCCTAAAGCAGATCTTTTACCTGTAAAAAAGGAGATTTAA
- a CDS encoding M23 family peptidase: protein MNPFLFGYDKLIKDTKAPSIEGLYAYALSKNAVINGSSDPIMIPLSLQSDGTYLAAPVKAKDTIGFAINTHDVSDYNFGKNGIYKLEAFLNGTLHFGYQFDHFSFDESKHINCFIDYSRYKRTHQRFQKLFIGYIYPESIIKYRTDNGHVKVVPSYNLSYKIDIHDFHGNKNTIIIPIEFSDSNASVISNSFKTPYFLKSQIEQLYSKDGISVFIPEQTFYEDFYIKFDVKNNELYLHDQSVAITKAMTITFDVTHLPKEMREKMFIANLDGTRIEYNPTIKKENQFIIKAKKLGKFLIATDTIAPKIYSPNFKLAEDLTTKDSLKIFISDNLSGIKSYNAYLNNEWILMEYEPKLNRLIHYFSDSKFINGKNDFKLEVMDNLGNTATFESNFYKTKT from the coding sequence ATGAATCCTTTTTTGTTTGGATATGATAAACTAATTAAAGATACAAAGGCTCCTTCTATAGAAGGGTTATATGCTTATGCTTTGTCTAAAAATGCTGTAATTAATGGTTCTTCCGATCCAATAATGATTCCTTTGAGCTTGCAATCAGATGGGACGTATCTTGCGGCACCTGTAAAAGCTAAGGATACAATAGGATTTGCTATAAATACTCATGATGTATCAGATTATAATTTTGGTAAAAACGGAATTTATAAATTAGAAGCCTTTTTGAATGGAACACTTCATTTTGGATACCAGTTTGATCATTTTTCTTTTGATGAATCAAAACATATAAACTGTTTTATAGATTATTCAAGATATAAAAGAACACATCAGCGTTTTCAGAAGCTTTTCATAGGATATATATATCCAGAGAGTATTATAAAATATAGAACAGATAATGGACATGTAAAGGTAGTTCCTAGCTATAATCTTAGTTATAAAATAGATATACATGATTTTCATGGGAATAAGAATACTATAATAATACCAATTGAGTTTTCTGATTCAAACGCTTCTGTAATTAGTAATAGTTTTAAAACTCCCTATTTTTTAAAATCTCAAATAGAACAATTGTACTCAAAAGACGGAATATCTGTTTTTATCCCAGAGCAAACATTTTATGAAGATTTTTACATTAAGTTTGATGTAAAAAATAATGAGTTGTATTTACATGATCAGTCAGTAGCTATTACTAAAGCCATGACTATTACTTTTGATGTAACTCATTTACCTAAAGAAATGCGTGAAAAAATGTTTATAGCTAATTTAGATGGTACACGAATAGAGTATAATCCAACTATTAAAAAAGAAAATCAGTTTATAATTAAAGCCAAAAAATTAGGGAAATTTTTAATTGCTACAGATACGATAGCACCCAAAATTTATTCCCCTAATTTTAAACTCGCTGAAGATTTAACGACAAAAGATTCTTTGAAAATTTTTATCTCTGATAATTTATCCGGAATTAAATCATATAATGCGTATCTAAATAATGAGTGGATATTAATGGAGTATGAGCCTAAATTAAATAGATTAATTCATTATTTTTCAGATTCTAAATTTATAAATGGTAAAAATGATTTTAAGTTAGAAGTAATGGATAATTTAGGAAATACAGCTACATTTGAATCAAATTTCTATAAAACAAAAACATAA
- a CDS encoding carboxypeptidase-like regulatory domain-containing protein, translating into MARVKGIVLDEANNPVEGVNVSFQQKNTKTNENGFYQLVIPSKVKSNLKFTHLSLKSAVISLELNSNEDYEFNIVLKSTTEQLGEIVISNNSKKRIEGIVTLSPKAIRLIPGANSE; encoded by the coding sequence ATGGCAAGAGTTAAAGGAATTGTGTTAGATGAAGCGAATAACCCGGTCGAAGGAGTTAATGTGTCATTTCAGCAAAAAAATACGAAGACAAATGAAAACGGATTTTATCAATTAGTCATCCCATCTAAAGTAAAGTCTAATCTAAAGTTTACACATCTATCTTTAAAATCAGCTGTTATTTCGTTAGAATTAAATTCTAATGAAGATTATGAGTTTAATATAGTTCTAAAAAGTACAACGGAACAGTTAGGGGAAATTGTAATATCAAATAACAGTAAAAAAAGAATTGAGGGAATTGTTACTTTATCACCTAAAGCCATACGATTAATACCAGGAGCTAATTCGGAGTAG
- a CDS encoding ABC transporter ATP-binding protein has protein sequence MDSNLKKIIPYALRYKTNIIWNILFNILYALFSTLLMVSIMPTLEVLFKQNARVNKKPIYTGISNIKDFLTDSFNYKLTEISDEYGKQDALLVVISIVIITALLKNLFNYLGSRQVTVLRNGVLRDLRIKLYNKIINLPVSYYSDTRKGDVMARMLGDVGEVQNSFFQILELIVREPMTIVFSIIAMLFISIKLTLFVFIFIPISGFIISRIGKTLKSKSQKAQQEQGIFISILDETLSGLKVVKGFNAETLFIQKFNDSVNRVLKLSNSIANKNNLSSPMSEFFGIVTIATLLWYGGHLVLIEKSLAGTAFIGYIALAYTILQPAKSISKASYQVKSGLAAAERVFSLLEQESSIVDQPNALDKKDFNNSIKIENINFAYADDTVLKNFTIEVPKGKTIALVGQSGSGKSTIANLLTRFYDVNDGKISIDGTDIKDISMHSLRSLMGIVTQDSILFHDSIRNNLLIGKPNATDEEIIEALKIANAYEFVKELPEGINTSIGDAGGKLSGGQKQRLSIARAVLKNPPIMILDEATSALDTESEKLVQIALENMMQNRTSIVIAHRLSTIQKADNIIVMQKGEIVEQGTHNELLSKDGTYAKLVMMQSLE, from the coding sequence ATGGATAGTAATTTAAAGAAAATAATTCCATACGCATTAAGATATAAGACAAACATTATTTGGAATATCTTATTTAATATTCTTTACGCTTTGTTCAGTACTCTTTTAATGGTATCTATTATGCCTACCCTTGAAGTGCTTTTTAAACAAAATGCAAGAGTTAATAAAAAACCTATTTACACAGGTATATCTAATATAAAAGATTTCTTAACTGATTCTTTTAACTACAAACTAACCGAAATTTCAGATGAATACGGCAAACAAGATGCTTTATTAGTTGTTATAAGCATCGTAATTATTACTGCTTTATTAAAAAATCTTTTTAATTACCTAGGCTCAAGACAAGTTACAGTGTTAAGAAACGGTGTATTAAGAGATCTACGAATTAAACTCTATAATAAAATTATTAATTTACCTGTTTCTTATTATTCAGATACTCGAAAAGGAGATGTAATGGCTCGTATGTTAGGCGATGTAGGTGAAGTTCAAAATTCGTTCTTTCAAATTTTAGAACTTATAGTTCGAGAGCCAATGACAATTGTATTTTCAATTATTGCTATGTTATTTATAAGTATAAAGTTAACTTTATTTGTCTTTATATTCATACCTATTTCAGGTTTTATTATTTCTAGAATTGGCAAAACATTAAAATCTAAATCACAAAAAGCACAGCAAGAACAAGGTATATTTATTTCCATATTAGATGAAACATTATCAGGACTTAAAGTTGTAAAAGGATTTAATGCTGAAACTCTTTTCATCCAAAAATTTAATGATTCTGTTAATCGCGTATTAAAATTATCTAATAGCATTGCTAATAAAAATAATTTATCCTCTCCTATGAGTGAGTTTTTTGGTATCGTAACAATAGCTACTCTGCTATGGTATGGAGGGCATTTAGTTTTAATTGAGAAAAGTCTTGCTGGAACTGCTTTTATTGGTTACATCGCCTTAGCTTACACAATTCTTCAACCTGCTAAATCTATTTCAAAAGCTTCTTATCAAGTAAAAAGCGGTTTGGCTGCTGCAGAACGTGTTTTCTCCTTATTAGAACAAGAAAGCAGTATAGTAGATCAACCTAATGCTTTAGACAAAAAGGATTTCAATAACTCTATAAAAATTGAAAATATAAATTTTGCTTATGCTGATGATACAGTTTTAAAAAATTTCACGATTGAAGTTCCAAAAGGCAAAACAATTGCATTAGTAGGTCAATCTGGATCAGGAAAGAGTACCATTGCAAACTTACTTACTCGTTTTTATGACGTAAATGATGGAAAAATAAGTATAGATGGAACAGATATAAAGGATATATCTATGCATTCCTTAAGATCTTTAATGGGAATTGTAACCCAAGATTCTATTTTATTTCATGACTCAATAAGAAACAATTTATTAATAGGGAAACCTAATGCTACTGACGAAGAAATCATTGAAGCTCTTAAAATTGCCAATGCTTATGAGTTTGTAAAAGAGTTACCTGAAGGCATTAACACAAGTATTGGTGATGCAGGAGGCAAATTATCTGGTGGGCAAAAACAACGTTTGTCTATTGCTAGAGCGGTTTTAAAAAATCCTCCAATCATGATCCTTGATGAAGCTACTTCTGCTCTTGATACTGAAAGTGAAAAACTGGTACAAATTGCGCTTGAAAACATGATGCAAAATAGAACTTCTATCGTAATTGCGCATAGACTTTCTACAATTCAAAAGGCAGACAATATTATTGTGATGCAAAAAGGTGAAATTGTAGAGCAAGGTACCCACAATGAATTACTTTCCAAAGATGGTACATATGCTAAACTTGTTATGATGCAGAGTTTAGAATAA